One region of Flavobacterium pisciphilum genomic DNA includes:
- a CDS encoding S9 family peptidase, producing the protein MTKNIFAVALLVFSISGKSQTLKLEEIMKGDSFVGVQPINQHWSLDGKKVYFDWNPNNDLGLSTYFWEKGMTKPVLAQPKEAAFSQMDFKRNGTSDIVYYIDNGSLYSYSINNKITKKLFQQSNPISNLELGFEAGILFFQQNGNLFKYNTKEGTLVQISNFNSGDKEEKESNKDSFLKTQQKELFQFIRDKEAKKEWNAAKKNSIKSDFPKGYYYGKKEDFQSLKINPNGNFATFNLIEKLDVKIEKMEVFITADGYNQSPDTKEKVSIDNFAKTRFGIYSVAKDSVYFVNFSTLSHIQDVPKYYDSYEKLKNKEKSDKLIVVQAPVYNSTGSLAIAEIRSQDNKDRWLISLNLDKGTFEEIEHQHDEAWIGGPGIPSYAFDSGTLGFLSDNETVYFQSEATGYSHLYTYNVKTKKKSQLTNGNWEVRDLILSKDKKTFYLTTNTTHPGNRNFYKLATVNGVLEPILTKDGAHEVSLSPDEKTVLVRYSYKNKPWELYIGENKKNTTLQQITSSTTEEFKKYQWREPEVITFKAQDGTTVYARLYTPKTEKKNKAAILFVHGAGYLQNAHNYWSNYHREYMFHNMLTDLGYTVLDIDYRGSDGYGRDVRTGIYRFMGGKDLSDQIDGKKYLVDNYGIDASRVGIYGGSYGGFITLMGMLTTPGEFASGAALRSVTDWAHYNHGYTGNILNFPETDPDAYKKSSPIYFADNLKGNLLMLHGMVDDNVEYKDIVRMSQRFIELGKKNWSLSSFPVEAHGFKETYSWIDEYDRILHLFNTTLLKE; encoded by the coding sequence ATGACTAAAAATATCTTTGCAGTTGCTTTGTTGGTTTTTTCAATATCAGGTAAAAGTCAGACCCTAAAGTTGGAGGAAATCATGAAAGGAGACTCATTTGTTGGTGTTCAACCTATCAATCAACATTGGAGTTTAGATGGAAAAAAAGTTTACTTCGATTGGAATCCAAATAATGACTTAGGATTAAGTACTTATTTCTGGGAAAAAGGTATGACAAAACCAGTACTTGCCCAACCAAAAGAAGCCGCTTTCTCTCAAATGGATTTTAAAAGAAATGGGACATCCGATATTGTTTATTATATCGATAACGGAAGTTTGTATTCATATTCTATAAATAATAAGATTACAAAAAAGTTATTCCAGCAATCAAATCCGATTTCTAATTTAGAATTGGGCTTCGAAGCTGGAATTTTATTTTTTCAGCAAAACGGTAATTTGTTTAAGTACAATACCAAAGAAGGTACACTTGTACAAATCTCTAATTTTAATAGCGGAGACAAAGAAGAGAAAGAATCAAACAAAGATTCGTTTCTAAAAACACAGCAGAAAGAGTTATTCCAATTTATTAGAGATAAAGAAGCTAAAAAAGAATGGAATGCGGCTAAAAAGAATAGTATTAAATCTGATTTTCCTAAAGGGTATTACTATGGAAAAAAAGAAGATTTTCAAAGTCTTAAAATTAATCCAAACGGAAATTTCGCAACATTTAACTTAATTGAAAAACTAGATGTTAAAATAGAAAAAATGGAAGTTTTTATAACTGCAGATGGTTATAATCAATCTCCAGATACTAAAGAAAAAGTCTCTATAGACAATTTTGCGAAAACTAGATTTGGAATTTATTCGGTTGCCAAAGACTCTGTTTATTTTGTGAATTTTTCAACGTTAAGTCATATTCAGGACGTACCTAAGTATTATGATTCGTATGAAAAACTGAAGAACAAAGAAAAATCAGATAAATTAATAGTTGTTCAAGCTCCAGTTTATAATTCAACAGGTTCATTGGCTATAGCCGAAATTAGAAGTCAGGATAACAAAGACCGATGGTTGATTAGTTTGAATTTAGATAAAGGAACTTTTGAAGAAATCGAACACCAACATGATGAAGCTTGGATTGGTGGACCAGGAATTCCGTCTTATGCTTTTGATTCGGGAACACTAGGATTTCTTTCAGATAATGAAACGGTTTATTTTCAATCAGAAGCTACAGGTTATTCGCATTTGTACACTTATAATGTAAAGACTAAAAAGAAATCTCAGCTTACTAATGGTAATTGGGAAGTAAGAGATTTGATTTTGTCAAAAGATAAAAAGACATTTTATTTAACAACAAACACAACACATCCAGGAAATAGAAACTTCTATAAATTAGCTACAGTTAATGGTGTTTTAGAGCCTATTTTAACTAAAGATGGAGCACACGAAGTAAGTTTGTCTCCAGATGAAAAAACAGTACTGGTACGTTATTCTTATAAAAACAAACCTTGGGAATTGTATATTGGAGAGAATAAAAAGAATACAACACTACAGCAAATAACTTCTTCGACTACAGAAGAGTTTAAAAAATACCAATGGAGAGAACCAGAGGTAATTACATTTAAGGCACAAGACGGAACTACCGTTTATGCAAGATTATATACTCCAAAAACGGAAAAGAAAAATAAAGCAGCAATATTATTTGTTCATGGAGCTGGATATTTGCAAAACGCACACAATTATTGGAGTAATTACCATAGAGAGTATATGTTTCATAATATGTTGACAGATTTAGGTTATACTGTTTTGGATATAGATTATAGAGGTAGTGATGGATATGGAAGAGATGTTAGAACTGGAATATACCGTTTTATGGGAGGAAAAGATTTATCAGATCAAATAGACGGAAAGAAATACTTAGTTGATAATTACGGAATCGATGCTAGTAGAGTAGGTATATATGGAGGTTCTTACGGAGGTTTTATCACTTTAATGGGAATGCTTACTACTCCGGGAGAATTTGCTTCTGGAGCAGCATTGCGATCTGTTACAGATTGGGCACATTACAATCACGGCTATACAGGGAATATTCTTAATTTTCCAGAAACAGATCCAGATGCATACAAAAAAAGCTCTCCAATTTATTTTGCAGATAATCTAAAAGGAAACTTATTAATGCTTCACGGAATGGTAGATGATAATG
- a CDS encoding Cof-type HAD-IIB family hydrolase encodes MNSESKNIKVIITDLDGTLLNPEHKISSYTKSVFQELYNQNYLIIVATGRHHLDALGIIDTLEIPVYLVSSNGARIHSPDKKELFAFNIESDVVKQALSVDVDPEITTVLFKEDVWLTNRLSEKLNSFQADLVYHPELVDYSKLEDYSAIKIFFTHDDHEKLVALKDVILSTNSDKLHHAFSLPNCLEFMDKSVDKSVAIAKVLEKENVTFDEAISFGDGFNDVKMLLSTGKGLIMGNAPQNLKNELSHMEVINTNKEDGVAKYLSEKILGKVSATI; translated from the coding sequence ATGAATTCAGAATCTAAAAACATTAAAGTAATAATTACCGATTTAGATGGTACGTTACTTAATCCAGAACATAAAATTTCTTCTTATACAAAATCAGTTTTTCAAGAACTTTACAATCAAAATTATCTAATAATTGTAGCTACAGGACGTCATCATCTTGATGCGTTAGGAATTATTGATACACTAGAAATTCCAGTTTATCTAGTAAGCTCAAATGGAGCACGTATTCACTCGCCAGACAAGAAAGAACTTTTTGCTTTTAATATTGAAAGTGATGTTGTAAAACAAGCTTTGAGTGTAGATGTAGATCCAGAAATCACTACAGTTTTATTCAAAGAAGATGTTTGGCTTACGAATAGATTGAGTGAAAAATTAAATAGTTTTCAAGCCGATTTAGTTTACCACCCAGAATTGGTAGATTATTCAAAATTGGAAGATTACAGTGCTATAAAAATATTCTTTACACATGATGATCATGAAAAATTAGTTGCATTAAAAGATGTTATCTTAAGCACAAATTCAGACAAACTGCATCATGCTTTTAGTTTGCCAAATTGCCTTGAGTTTATGGACAAATCTGTAGATAAAAGTGTAGCAATAGCTAAAGTTTTAGAAAAAGAAAATGTAACTTTTGATGAAGCAATTTCTTTTGGAGATGGTTTTAACGATGTGAAAATGTTATTATCTACAGGAAAAGGACTGATTATGGGTAATGCACCTCAAAACTTAAAAAATGAGTTGTCACATATGGAAGTTATCAATACAAATAAAGAAGATGGTGTAGCGAAATATTTATCAGAGAAAATCTTAGGTAAAGTTTCAGCAACAATTTAG
- a CDS encoding PhoH family protein → MNERIIELIDIAPKDFWGAQDTHLEIIKKYYPKLKIVARGTTLKAFGEKEVLDEFEKRFQRLMVHFTRYNNIDDNVIERVIMSDGQDEKKVYDHDKILVHGVAGKIIKAMTPNQQLLVDTIKKNDMVFAVGPAGTGKTYTGVAMAVKALKDKEVKRIILTRPAVEAGENLGFLPGDMKEKLDPYMQPLYDALRDMLPNEKLEDYILKGIIQIAPLAFMRGRTLDNAFVILDEAQNTTHSQMKMFLTRMGKNAKFMITGDPGQVDLPRRTISGLKEAILVLKDVDGIGIIYLDDKDIVRHRLVKKVIDAYKQIENND, encoded by the coding sequence TTGAACGAAAGAATAATCGAGCTAATAGACATCGCTCCAAAAGACTTTTGGGGCGCTCAAGACACTCATCTTGAAATAATCAAAAAGTACTACCCAAAGCTTAAAATAGTAGCAAGAGGGACCACTTTAAAAGCGTTCGGCGAAAAAGAAGTCTTAGATGAATTCGAAAAAAGATTTCAAAGATTAATGGTTCATTTCACACGATACAATAATATTGACGATAATGTAATTGAACGCGTGATTATGAGTGATGGTCAGGATGAAAAAAAAGTATACGACCATGACAAAATATTAGTTCATGGAGTTGCAGGTAAAATCATCAAGGCTATGACGCCAAATCAGCAACTATTGGTAGATACCATTAAAAAGAATGATATGGTATTTGCTGTTGGTCCTGCTGGAACCGGAAAAACGTACACTGGTGTTGCAATGGCTGTAAAAGCACTTAAAGACAAAGAAGTAAAAAGGATCATACTTACACGACCAGCGGTAGAAGCAGGGGAGAACCTTGGTTTTTTACCAGGCGATATGAAAGAAAAACTAGATCCATACATGCAACCTCTTTACGATGCTTTGCGCGATATGTTGCCAAATGAAAAACTCGAAGATTATATCTTAAAAGGAATTATTCAGATTGCGCCATTAGCATTCATGCGTGGGCGTACACTTGATAATGCTTTTGTAATTCTGGATGAAGCACAAAATACAACACATTCTCAAATGAAAATGTTCTTGACCCGTATGGGGAAAAATGCCAAATTCATGATTACAGGAGATCCTGGTCAAGTCGATTTGCCAAGAAGAACGATCTCTGGGCTTAAAGAAGCGATATTGGTACTTAAAGATGTTGATGGCATTGGAATTATTTATCTTGATGATAAAGACATTGTACGCCATCGATTGGTGAAAAAAGTAATTGATGCTTATAAACAAATAGAAAACAACGATTAA
- a CDS encoding SAM hydrolase/SAM-dependent halogenase family protein, whose amino-acid sequence MSIITLTTDYGLKDHFVGALKGKILSEYSEATIVDISHDIDPFNTTEASYIIGSSYFSFPKGTVHLIGVDIERNKENQHIAMQWNDHYFICADNGILSMLTQKIVPQKIVAINIHDRFPVESTDLDIFIQVACHIAKGGLLNVIGKEIPAVKEVTELQAVVASDGNSIKGYVIYIDHFGNVVTNISKIQFLKIARGRPYEIAMKPKSIKTILPNYSAIASSEKYPIKTYEGEKLAIFNEAGFLEIAIFRSNPSKVGSANSLLGLNYRDVITIKFH is encoded by the coding sequence ATGTCAATAATTACCCTTACTACCGATTACGGCTTAAAAGACCACTTTGTAGGCGCGCTGAAAGGGAAAATTTTATCCGAATATTCCGAAGCTACAATTGTAGATATTTCGCATGACATCGATCCATTTAACACTACTGAAGCGAGTTATATTATTGGTTCCTCTTATTTTAGCTTTCCAAAAGGAACTGTACATCTTATTGGTGTTGATATTGAACGTAATAAAGAGAACCAACATATTGCTATGCAATGGAATGATCATTACTTTATTTGTGCTGATAATGGTATATTAAGCATGCTTACCCAAAAGATTGTTCCTCAAAAAATTGTCGCCATCAATATTCACGATCGTTTTCCTGTGGAATCAACAGATTTAGATATTTTTATACAAGTTGCTTGCCATATTGCCAAAGGCGGTTTACTAAATGTTATTGGTAAAGAAATACCAGCAGTTAAAGAAGTTACTGAGTTGCAGGCTGTAGTTGCTAGCGATGGAAATTCTATTAAAGGATATGTAATTTATATTGATCATTTTGGAAACGTTGTAACTAACATTTCTAAAATACAGTTTTTAAAAATAGCAAGAGGCCGTCCGTATGAGATCGCAATGAAACCAAAAAGCATCAAAACTATTTTGCCCAATTATTCGGCAATAGCCAGCTCTGAAAAATACCCAATCAAAACCTATGAAGGGGAAAAACTAGCTATTTTTAATGAAGCAGGTTTTCTGGAAATCGCAATCTTCAGAAGCAATCCTTCTAAAGTAGGTTCTGCAAATAGTCTTTTAGGTTTAAATTATAGAGATGTAATCACTATAAAATTCCATTAA
- a CDS encoding putative quinol monooxygenase — protein MFVRIVKMSFHEDKIPAFMENFDGVKDKIRNAPGNRFLELYQDKENKSIFFTYSYWETEADLENYRQSELFNSVWDFTKKLFNAKPEAWSVDKLVSLE, from the coding sequence ATGTTTGTTCGAATAGTAAAAATGAGTTTCCACGAAGATAAAATCCCCGCTTTCATGGAAAATTTTGACGGTGTGAAAGACAAAATACGAAATGCTCCCGGAAATCGTTTTTTAGAATTGTATCAAGACAAAGAAAATAAAAGTATATTTTTTACTTATAGCTATTGGGAAACTGAAGCCGACTTGGAAAATTACCGACAATCTGAACTTTTTAATAGTGTATGGGATTTTACAAAAAAACTATTTAATGCAAAACCTGAAGCTTGGAGCGTAGACAAACTAGTAAGCTTGGAGTAG
- the gldF gene encoding gliding motility-associated ABC transporter permease subunit GldF: protein MKSIVLREIKSFFGSPIGYLVIAIFLISNGLFLWVFQGEYNILNTGFADLTPFFTLAPWILTFLIPAVTMRSFSDEKKQGTIELLLTKPLSIWQIVNGKFIGSLLLIIMAIIPTFIYVKVISSLGLPEGNIDMGSTIGSYFGLLFLIGAYTAIGVFTSTLSENQIVAFIIAVFLCFFFYFGFDGLSSIVPASMNFISSLGMQNHFKSMSRGVIDTRDVIYFLSITVLFLSFTVYQLKSFKS from the coding sequence ATGAAATCAATTGTTTTACGAGAAATAAAATCCTTTTTTGGATCTCCCATTGGCTACTTGGTCATTGCCATCTTTTTGATTAGTAATGGCTTATTTTTATGGGTTTTTCAAGGAGAATACAATATCCTTAATACTGGTTTTGCCGACCTTACCCCATTCTTTACTTTGGCTCCTTGGATTTTAACGTTCTTAATTCCTGCTGTTACTATGCGTAGTTTTTCGGATGAAAAGAAACAAGGCACAATCGAATTGTTACTTACAAAACCTTTGAGCATCTGGCAAATTGTAAACGGAAAATTCATTGGTTCGTTGCTTTTAATCATAATGGCAATTATTCCAACTTTTATTTATGTAAAGGTAATTTCGAGTTTAGGATTACCAGAAGGCAATATCGATATGGGAAGTACAATCGGTTCTTACTTCGGATTATTATTTTTAATTGGAGCTTATACTGCCATCGGAGTTTTCACCTCTACATTATCAGAAAATCAAATCGTTGCTTTTATCATAGCAGTATTTTTATGCTTCTTTTTCTATTTTGGTTTTGACGGTTTATCCTCTATTGTTCCTGCTTCTATGAATTTCATTTCATCATTAGGAATGCAAAATCATTTTAAAAGTATGAGCCGAGGTGTTATTGACACACGCGATGTAATTTATTTTTTAAGTATAACGGTGCTTTTTCTTTCGTTTACTGTATATCAACTAAAATCTTTTAAATCGTAA
- the gldG gene encoding gliding motility-associated ABC transporter substrate-binding protein GldG, translated as MKISSQKNIKTLLVTIAVLIALNIAGTFIFHRFDLTKDKRYTLSPTSLNILKQVHNPLSIKIYMQGDLPAEFKRLEQETQQLLEEFQAYNKNIYFEFVNPMENEDESMDIIKELYRKGLTPINITVDDKGKQSQAMVFPWAIATYDNKEVNIPLLKNQMGASTTQKVIGSVQHLEYSIADALNKITKEKQKKVAIIKGNGEMKEIFMAKFLMQIRESYHIGPFTLDSVAKNPMGTLDALKKYDLAIIAKPTEAFTDSEKQVLDQFIINGGKTLWLVDQVNAEMDSLYNQSGATLAFPRDLNLNDMFFKYGFRINPDLVKDEQGSPIKLASGEQGSATQYQQFNWKYAPQVYPESKHPIVKNLGGIKFDFANPIDTLKNGIKKTVLLQSSPYSKKIGTPAEINLNIVTEETSPKDYVNKGNLPLSVLLEGDFHSMYENRVLPFEQKTFLTKGKATKMIVISDGDLVRNQLDKNLAPVELGYDQRSGNLYDNKDFLMNCVNYLLDDTGLINIRSRDLNLPLLDKEKVYQEYSITQFITIGLPILILLVFGIAFTFLRRRKYSK; from the coding sequence ATGAAAATCTCCTCTCAAAAAAACATAAAAACGTTACTGGTTACTATTGCGGTTTTAATTGCGTTGAATATTGCAGGTACTTTTATCTTTCACCGTTTTGATTTAACCAAAGACAAACGATATACTTTATCTCCTACTTCATTAAACATCCTCAAACAGGTACATAATCCGTTGTCTATAAAAATTTATATGCAAGGTGATTTACCAGCTGAGTTTAAGCGTTTAGAGCAAGAAACTCAACAGCTATTAGAAGAGTTTCAGGCTTACAACAAAAACATATATTTTGAATTCGTTAATCCTATGGAAAACGAAGACGAAAGCATGGATATCATTAAAGAATTGTATCGAAAAGGACTTACTCCTATTAACATTACTGTTGATGACAAAGGAAAGCAATCGCAAGCCATGGTTTTTCCTTGGGCAATTGCAACATACGACAATAAAGAGGTTAACATCCCTTTATTAAAAAACCAAATGGGTGCTTCGACTACTCAAAAAGTAATTGGTTCGGTACAACATTTAGAATATTCGATTGCTGATGCATTGAATAAAATCACAAAAGAAAAACAAAAAAAGGTCGCAATTATAAAAGGAAATGGTGAAATGAAAGAGATTTTCATGGCTAAATTTCTAATGCAAATTCGCGAAAGCTACCATATTGGTCCGTTTACTTTAGACTCTGTTGCTAAAAATCCAATGGGTACTTTGGACGCTTTGAAAAAATATGATTTGGCTATTATCGCTAAACCTACTGAAGCTTTTACTGATAGCGAAAAACAAGTTCTGGATCAGTTTATCATTAATGGCGGAAAAACATTGTGGCTTGTTGATCAAGTAAATGCCGAAATGGACAGTTTATACAATCAATCTGGAGCTACACTGGCTTTTCCAAGGGATTTGAACCTTAATGATATGTTCTTTAAATACGGCTTCAGAATTAATCCTGATTTGGTAAAAGACGAACAAGGAAGTCCAATTAAATTGGCATCAGGTGAACAAGGAAGTGCCACTCAATACCAACAATTTAACTGGAAATATGCACCACAGGTTTATCCTGAGAGCAAACATCCGATTGTAAAAAATTTAGGAGGAATCAAATTTGATTTTGCAAACCCAATCGATACCTTAAAAAATGGTATTAAGAAAACGGTACTTTTGCAATCTTCTCCTTATTCCAAAAAAATTGGTACTCCTGCCGAAATCAATTTGAATATTGTAACTGAAGAAACTTCACCTAAAGATTACGTCAATAAAGGAAACCTTCCTTTGTCTGTTTTACTAGAAGGAGATTTCCATTCGATGTACGAAAATCGTGTTTTACCTTTTGAACAAAAAACATTTTTAACTAAAGGAAAAGCAACCAAAATGATTGTTATTTCTGATGGCGACTTGGTGCGTAATCAGTTGGATAAAAATTTGGCTCCAGTAGAATTAGGCTATGATCAACGCTCAGGAAATTTGTATGACAACAAAGATTTCTTAATGAATTGCGTTAATTATTTGCTAGATGACACAGGACTTATTAACATTAGAAGTAGAGATCTTAACTTACCTTTATTAGATAAAGAAAAAGTTTACCAAGAGTATAGCATTACGCAATTCATAACTATCGGACTACCAATTCTAATTTTATTAGTCTTTGGTATAGCCTTTACTTTCCTTAGAAGAAGGAAATACAGCAAATAG
- the dnaN gene encoding DNA polymerase III subunit beta — protein MKFIVSSSYLLKQLQVLGSVINSNNTLPILDNFLFELDNNELTVSSSDLETTMSATLAIDSTSKGSVAIPAKLLLEILKTFPEQPLTFTVEDNNTVEISSNSGKYALAYAAGEEFPKSVNLEEPSVTLVPSDVLATAISKTIFAAGNDDLRPVMSGVFFQFSPEGLIFVATDAHKLVKYARTDVKASQVADFIMPKKPLNILKSILGSSDAEVKIEYNDSNATFSFDNYILMCRLIDGKYPNYEAVIPKENPNKLMIDRSLFLSSVRRVAIFSNKTTHQIRLKIAGAELNVSAEDIDYSNKAEERLTCDYQGDDLQIGFNSRFLTEMLTNLQSDMIMLEMSLPNRAGILTPVDGLEDGETVTMLVMPVMLNS, from the coding sequence ATGAAATTTATAGTATCGAGTTCGTACTTATTAAAACAATTACAAGTTTTAGGTAGTGTAATCAATAGTAACAATACGTTACCTATTTTAGACAACTTTCTATTTGAATTAGACAATAATGAATTAACAGTTTCTTCATCGGATCTTGAAACGACGATGTCTGCAACTTTAGCGATTGATTCTACAAGCAAAGGAAGTGTTGCAATACCTGCAAAATTATTACTCGAAATCCTTAAAACATTTCCAGAACAACCTTTAACTTTTACTGTTGAAGACAATAATACTGTAGAAATTAGTTCTAACTCTGGAAAATATGCTTTGGCGTATGCAGCTGGAGAAGAATTTCCAAAATCTGTAAACTTAGAAGAGCCATCGGTTACTCTAGTTCCTTCAGATGTTTTGGCAACAGCTATTAGCAAAACAATATTTGCTGCTGGTAACGATGATTTGCGTCCTGTAATGTCAGGTGTATTCTTCCAGTTTTCACCAGAAGGATTAATATTTGTTGCTACTGATGCTCACAAATTAGTAAAATATGCACGTACTGATGTTAAAGCATCTCAGGTTGCTGATTTTATTATGCCAAAGAAACCTTTGAATATTTTAAAAAGTATCTTAGGATCTTCTGATGCTGAAGTAAAAATCGAATACAACGATTCTAATGCAACTTTCTCATTCGACAACTACATTTTAATGTGTCGTTTAATTGATGGAAAATATCCAAATTACGAAGCTGTAATTCCAAAAGAGAATCCTAACAAGTTAATGATAGACCGTTCTTTATTTTTAAGTTCTGTACGTCGTGTTGCTATTTTCTCTAATAAAACTACACACCAAATTCGTTTGAAAATTGCTGGAGCTGAATTAAATGTTTCTGCAGAAGATATTGATTACTCAAACAAAGCCGAAGAAAGATTGACTTGTGATTACCAAGGTGATGACTTGCAAATTGGGTTTAACTCACGTTTCCTTACTGAAATGTTGACTAACCTACAATCTGATATGATAATGCTAGAAATGTCTTTACCTAACAGAGCAGGAATCCTGACTCCTGTAGATGGTTTAGAAGATGGAGAGACCGTAACCATGTTGGTTATGCCAGTAATGCTAAACAGTTAA
- a CDS encoding MutS-related protein: MEQYQKNVSSYSDALNTINKKYNSISLLRLLSIVLCLVLGYYYIKTDDSVYIISAILSFLGFIVLMRIHSSLSFQKKLTETLLKINKNEITFLKREKLLFENGQEFIDFHHPYAYDLDIFGDHSLFQSLNRTGTFVGKKTLANQLLYTLKSSEIKQNQEAILELESKLDWRQEFLALAIIGQDTKEAYQALLKWKDSKSAPFSKVMSVLMYALPALFGGLLIAYFVTSNTIFLSYLTFAFILNTTVLGMFFKRIQTEIAKAENIDKIIKQYSLLVKEIENETFKSDKLVELQKRLVYKNAKASTHLKQLSELFSNMDTINNIVAALLFNGVFLFNIHVLKNLLNWKTNHAAVLEEWLDVIGEFEMLNSLANFSYNNKDFVFPELNTDFKIGFSNLSHPLLNPETRVGNEVKFFPESFMILTGSNMSGKSTFLRSLGINMVLGGIGSVVCANKATMHPLPVLVSMRLSDSLSDSESYFFAEIKRLKQIMDALEDKPAFVLLDEILRGTNSDDKRNGTIEVVKKIIAKKAIGAIATHDIEVCLTTNEYPDVLTNQCFEVEIKNNELHFDYTLREGICKNKSATFLMQKMGVI; the protein is encoded by the coding sequence ATGGAACAATATCAAAAAAATGTCAGCAGTTATTCAGATGCTTTAAATACAATCAATAAAAAATACAATAGCATTAGTTTATTGCGACTTTTGAGTATTGTTTTGTGTTTGGTTTTAGGGTATTATTATATCAAGACAGATGATTCTGTATATATTATTTCTGCTATTTTATCATTCCTAGGTTTTATTGTTTTAATGCGTATTCATTCGAGTTTGTCTTTCCAAAAGAAACTAACAGAGACGCTTTTAAAAATAAATAAGAACGAAATTACTTTTCTAAAAAGAGAAAAACTACTTTTTGAAAACGGACAAGAGTTTATAGACTTTCACCACCCATACGCATACGATTTAGATATTTTTGGAGATCATTCTTTGTTTCAAAGTCTAAATAGAACAGGAACCTTTGTTGGAAAAAAAACATTAGCAAACCAGTTGCTATATACATTGAAATCCAGTGAAATAAAGCAGAATCAAGAAGCGATACTTGAATTAGAATCTAAGCTAGATTGGCGTCAAGAATTTCTTGCACTTGCAATAATAGGACAGGATACAAAAGAAGCGTATCAGGCATTGTTAAAGTGGAAGGATAGCAAGAGTGCTCCTTTCTCAAAAGTAATGTCAGTATTAATGTATGCCTTACCAGCTCTTTTTGGTGGACTATTAATTGCTTATTTTGTGACTTCTAATACAATATTTTTATCCTATCTAACTTTTGCTTTTATCTTGAACACAACAGTTTTGGGAATGTTTTTTAAAAGAATCCAAACTGAAATAGCCAAAGCTGAAAATATTGATAAAATTATCAAGCAATATAGCTTATTGGTAAAGGAGATAGAAAACGAAACTTTTAAGTCAGACAAATTAGTTGAACTACAAAAGAGATTAGTTTACAAAAATGCTAAGGCGAGTACACACTTAAAACAATTGTCAGAGTTGTTTTCAAACATGGATACGATTAATAACATTGTAGCTGCGTTATTGTTTAATGGTGTTTTCCTATTCAATATTCACGTTTTAAAAAATCTTTTAAATTGGAAAACCAATCACGCTGCTGTTTTAGAAGAGTGGCTGGATGTTATAGGAGAATTTGAAATGCTGAATAGCTTAGCTAACTTTTCATATAATAACAAAGATTTTGTTTTTCCAGAGTTAAACACAGATTTTAAGATTGGTTTTTCAAATTTAAGTCATCCTTTACTAAATCCAGAAACAAGAGTAGGGAACGAAGTGAAATTTTTCCCAGAATCGTTTATGATATTAACGGGATCAAATATGTCAGGAAAGAGTACTTTTTTACGCAGTTTAGGAATCAATATGGTTTTAGGAGGAATAGGTTCAGTAGTATGTGCTAATAAGGCTACTATGCATCCGTTGCCAGTTTTGGTTTCCATGCGACTATCAGATTCCCTATCAGATAGTGAATCCTACTTTTTCGCCGAAATAAAGCGTTTAAAACAAATTATGGATGCATTGGAGGACAAACCTGCTTTTGTGCTCTTAGATGAGATTTTAAGAGGTACAAATTCAGATGATAAACGTAATGGAACTATTGAAGTAGTGAAAAAGATTATTGCAAAAAAAGCAATAGGAGCAATTGCAACACACGATATTGAAGTATGTCTGACAACAAACGAATATCCTGATGTTTTAACCAATCAGTGTTTTGAAGTTGAAATAAAGAATAATGAATTGCATTTTGACTATACACTACGTGAAGGAATTTGTAAAAATAAAAGCGCAACATTCTTAATGCAAAAAATGGGAGTGATATAG